A genomic region of Peromyscus eremicus chromosome 19, PerEre_H2_v1, whole genome shotgun sequence contains the following coding sequences:
- the Cbln2 gene encoding cerebellin-2, translating to MPAPGRDPRGPPLNMPGRRGALREPADFGSSLGAALALLLLLLPACCPVRAQNDTEPIVLEGKCLVVCDSSPSGDGAVTSSLGISVRSGSAKVAFSATRSTNHEPSEMSNRTMTIYFDQVLVNIGNHFDLASSIFVAPRKGIYSFSFHVVKVYNRQTIQVSLMQNGYPVISAFAGDQDVTREAASNGVLLLMEREDKVHLKLERGNLMGGWKYSTFSGFLVFPL from the exons ATGCCCGCGCCTGGCCGGGACCCCCGAGGGCCACCGCTGAACATGCCCGGGCGCCGGGGGGCGCTGCGTGAGCCAGCCGACTTTGGCTCCAGCTTGGGGGCGGCGCTGGccctgttgttgctgctgctaccCGCCTGCTGCCCTGTGAGGGCTCAGAACGACACGGAGCCCATCGTGCTAGAGGGCAAGTGCCTGGTGGTGTGCGACTCCAGCCCATCGGGGGACGGTGCCGTCACCTCTTCCCTGGGCATATCTGTGCGCTCAGGCAGTGCCAAGGTGGCCTTCTCCGCTACTAGGAGTACCAACCATGAGCCGTCAGAGATGAGCAACCGTACCATGACCATCTACTTCGACCAG GTTTTAGTAAACATCGGCAACCACTTCGACCTTGCCTCCAGTATATTTGTAGCACCACGAAAAGGGATCTATAGCTTCAGCTTTCACGTGGTCAAAGTGTACAACAGACAAACAATCCAG GTCAGTTTAATGCAGAATGGCTACCCGGTGATCTCCGCGTTCGCAGGAGACCAGGATGTTACCAGGGAAGCAGCCAGCAATGGCGTTCTGTTGCTTATGGAAAGAGAAGACAAAGTTCATCTCAAACTGGAGAGAGGGAACCTCATGGGAGGCTGGAAATACTCCACATTCTCGGGCTTCTTGGTGTTTCCTCTATAG